In a single window of the Magnetococcales bacterium genome:
- a CDS encoding amino acid adenylation domain-containing protein produces the protein MSHSSPSIESLLSELRGLGIAVLADGENLRVSAPKNSMTAALRQQVADRKTELLAHLRHEAAQSATIRITQPEAGARTIPVVPRHPDQELPLSFAQQRLWFLDQLESGSTWNIPAALRMTGPLNRAALTHALNDLVARHEVLRTSFGKGRDGETPIQIIAPPALVALPVIDLEPLDPEQQQAEVRRWITQGEDYRFDLATGPLMWVHLLRLSDTAHLLLLTLHHIIADGWSVGVLIHEVAALYARHAGSPAPVALPELPIQYADFAVWQRGWLQEGELDRQLAYWQKTLTGAPALLELPTDRPRPAQQTFRGAVERFSFGPALTQGLRQLSRDNQTTLFMTLLGGFTVLLSRYSGQSDLVVGSPVANRNRAELEGLIGFFVNTLVLRLDLSREPTFRTLLQQIRQTTLDAYAHQDVPFEHLVERLKPTRTRSYSPLFQVMFILQNTPETRLELPEMTIHLQDQEQIPAKYDLLLGMEEHASGLKGEFEYNTDLFDPTTIQRMIGHLETVLHAAVHNPDQSCARMPLLTPGEYQLMVHDWNRSPCPEPETTCLHTLIEAQVARTPEAPALVFEGTTLSYHALNQQANQLAHHLIALGVQPGTLVGICLDRSLQTVIGVLAILKAGGAYVPMDPYHPPERLSLLIEDARLAFLVTQSPILARLPAHQARTILLDSEAETIRSRPATNPDTRVTPLHPTYVIYTSGSTGRPKGVVIRHDRLVRMFLVMREWYQFDARDVWSLFHAFSFDFSVWEMWGALLFGGRLVVVSRDTARSPEAFYELLHSERITILNNNPSVFQALTNLEESGHAKPLSLRLVIFGAEPLKLQNLKPWFDRHGDQTPQLINLYGITESTVHTTYHALSRADLEQPHLRIGPPRAELHPLYILDDHLQPVPIGVPGILYAGGIGLATGYLNQPELTAKAFLPDPFNPHPDSRLQRTGDLARFLPDGNIHFLGRKDYQVKVRGFRIELGEIEANLAQHPDLYEAAATTWEPQPGDKRLVAYVEVEKGHTPPTAAELRAYLKRKLPDYMVPALFQILEALPRSPNGKVDRRLLTPPASDDAPATPASQDPLRTPTEEMVAATWGALLNRPRVNRADHFFELGGHSLMATRVMARLRDLFALDLPLTLLFDHPTVADMSAQIDTARLQSNRMPPPPPIRIAAKDAALPLSFSQQRLWFLEQLEGGLATYHMPGAMALTGSLDANALERAIHAIIRRHESLRTTFQVIDGDPVQRILPPVDRPITRIPLPPGESVQQLGSAEMQKPFDLTRDFMLRATLIETGPQDHTLLFTFHHIAADGWSITIFISELIQLYNAFLQGQPDPLPPLPIQYADYSQWQRQWLQGPVLDTQLAYWKHHLADAPVLLELPTDRLRPPIQTYHGADAYFHVDPEIAQGIARLSRDTGTTVFMTLLAAFTTLLGRLSDQQDVIVGTPVANRNRPETEGLIGFFVNTLALRVDLSGDPAFRELLARVRRTTLDAFAHQDIPFEQLVEALQPTRNLSHAPLFQVLFALQNAPFTPLEMTGLTITPLDLYGKSAKFDISLSMEETDQGMTGNIEYNTDLFDAATIQRMIGHFKNLLASLVAQPELSLSRLPMLSAAERHQLLETWNDTHADYPNRHLCLHQLFEEQALRTPEATALVCDDGRSLSYAALNRKANQLAHHLRALGVGPDNLVGICLERNQELVIALLATLKAGGAYVPLDPNYPQDRIAFMLDDMQQGDTGAHGPVLLTQQSIRPQLPPTRARVISLDGPEAQTIAALSTDTPAPLATPDHLAYVIYTSGSTGRPKGVAIEHHSPVTLIHWTQGYYERAWFDQVLASTSICFDLSVFELFVPLSWGGTIVLVRDALALPAAVEAGHRITLINTVPSAMAALLRLGPLPESVKLIILAGEPFKDTLAHGIYANPSVLHFYNLYGPSEDTTYSTYARIPADLQGAPSIGRPIANTQAYILDHHLEPVPVGVVGELLLSGDGLARAYLNRPDLTAEKFIPNPFRPGTRLYKTGDLARYRPDGSIDFLGRRDHQVKVRGFRIELGEVENALQQHPDIRETVVLVRGDSNDSRYLAAYVVPRVSPGPTAGDLRAHLKKRVPDYMVPAIFVLMPDGLPLTANGKLDRKALPDPERSREGLETTLAAPRTHKERLLTRLWQEVLGVERVGIHDNFFELGGDSILSIQIVARARQAGVNLTLRQIFQHQTIAELALMADQTSAVQAEQGTITGPVPLTAIQRWFLDRHTPAPHHFNQSHLLVTPPHMSAPWLKVAVGQLLMWHDALRARFVYQGDVWHQEIAPPDDAIPFTVENLAARPPEQWQSTIEAHAERLQSTLDLTHGPLVRVVFFQGPDHQPGRLLFIIHHLVIDGVSWRILLEDLETAYEQAAQGQTVALPSKTSSFRQWAQRITAPAFLETLQPELDHWQPVATRSCAALPLDWPDNRSQNTVASVASIRVALDPEETNALLRTIPALFHTQINDLLLSALAQALRQWSRQDGPFRVDMEGHGREELFEDLDISRTVGWFTALFPILLDPGTPEAWPAGTLQKTTATLQATPRHGIGHGLLRHVQDTPLRATPNAELSFNYFGQYDAMLGESRLFTLAAESIGSTIAPHAPRSHILELNGFVTAGRMQWELSFSTALHRPETIQRLADLFVSALRQWVQQGLGPVAPVHTAPPEEWTGESLDPDELDALLDELN, from the coding sequence TTGAGCCACTCATCCCCCTCCATCGAATCCCTGCTTTCCGAACTGCGCGGCCTGGGCATCGCCGTACTGGCCGACGGGGAGAATCTGCGGGTCAGCGCCCCCAAAAACAGCATGACCGCCGCCTTGCGCCAACAGGTGGCCGACCGCAAAACCGAGCTTTTGGCCCATCTCCGGCACGAAGCCGCCCAAAGCGCCACCATCCGGATCACCCAACCGGAAGCCGGAGCCCGCACCATTCCGGTCGTGCCCCGTCATCCGGATCAGGAGTTGCCCCTCTCTTTCGCCCAGCAACGGTTGTGGTTTCTGGATCAACTGGAAAGCGGCTCCACCTGGAACATCCCCGCCGCCTTGCGCATGACCGGCCCGTTGAACCGCGCCGCGCTCACCCACGCCTTGAATGATCTGGTGGCCCGTCACGAGGTGTTGCGCACCTCTTTCGGCAAAGGACGCGACGGGGAGACCCCCATCCAGATCATCGCCCCTCCGGCGCTTGTGGCGCTGCCGGTGATCGACCTGGAACCCCTGGACCCGGAACAGCAGCAAGCCGAAGTGCGACGCTGGATCACCCAGGGAGAGGATTACCGATTCGATCTGGCCACCGGCCCCCTGATGTGGGTCCACCTGTTGCGGCTCTCCGACACCGCTCATCTGCTGCTTTTGACCCTGCACCACATCATCGCCGATGGCTGGTCCGTGGGGGTGTTGATCCACGAGGTGGCGGCGCTGTATGCCCGGCATGCCGGCTCTCCGGCTCCCGTGGCCCTGCCGGAGTTGCCGATCCAGTACGCGGATTTCGCCGTCTGGCAACGGGGCTGGTTGCAAGAAGGGGAGCTGGACCGTCAACTCGCCTACTGGCAAAAAACCCTGACCGGCGCCCCGGCCCTGTTGGAACTGCCCACGGACCGGCCCCGACCGGCGCAACAGACCTTTCGCGGCGCGGTGGAGCGCTTCTCCTTCGGTCCCGCCCTCACCCAGGGGTTGCGCCAGTTGAGCCGCGACAACCAAACCACCTTGTTCATGACCCTGCTGGGTGGGTTCACGGTGCTGCTGTCTCGTTACAGCGGACAGTCCGACCTCGTGGTCGGCTCGCCGGTGGCCAACCGCAACCGGGCCGAACTGGAAGGCTTGATCGGATTTTTCGTCAATACCCTGGTGTTGCGCCTGGATCTCTCCCGGGAACCCACCTTCCGCACCCTGCTGCAACAGATCCGCCAGACCACCCTGGATGCCTACGCCCATCAGGATGTGCCTTTCGAGCATCTGGTGGAACGGCTCAAACCGACCCGCACCCGCAGTTACTCGCCGTTGTTCCAGGTGATGTTCATCCTGCAAAACACCCCGGAAACCCGGCTCGAACTGCCGGAGATGACCATTCACCTGCAAGACCAGGAACAGATCCCGGCCAAATACGATCTGCTCCTGGGCATGGAAGAGCATGCCTCCGGCCTCAAAGGAGAGTTCGAGTACAATACCGACCTGTTCGATCCGACCACCATCCAGCGCATGATCGGACATTTGGAAACCGTACTGCACGCCGCCGTTCACAATCCGGATCAATCCTGCGCCCGCATGCCCCTGCTGACTCCGGGGGAATACCAGCTCATGGTCCATGACTGGAACCGCTCCCCCTGTCCGGAACCGGAGACCACCTGTCTGCACACCCTGATCGAAGCCCAGGTGGCCCGCACTCCCGAGGCTCCCGCTTTGGTCTTTGAAGGCACGACCCTCAGCTACCACGCCCTCAACCAGCAAGCCAACCAACTGGCCCACCACCTGATCGCCCTCGGCGTGCAGCCGGGCACCCTGGTGGGCATCTGCCTGGATCGGTCGCTGCAAACGGTCATCGGAGTGCTGGCGATTCTCAAGGCGGGGGGGGCCTATGTGCCCATGGATCCCTATCATCCACCGGAACGGCTCTCCTTGCTGATCGAAGACGCCCGACTGGCCTTCCTGGTGACCCAAAGCCCGATCCTGGCCCGGCTGCCCGCCCATCAGGCCCGCACCATTCTGCTGGACTCGGAAGCCGAAACCATTCGCAGCCGCCCCGCCACCAATCCCGACACCCGGGTCACGCCACTGCATCCCACCTATGTCATCTACACCTCCGGCTCCACCGGACGGCCCAAAGGGGTGGTGATCCGTCACGACCGGCTGGTGCGCATGTTCCTGGTGATGCGGGAGTGGTACCAGTTCGACGCCCGGGATGTCTGGTCCCTGTTTCACGCCTTCTCGTTCGATTTTTCCGTCTGGGAGATGTGGGGCGCGTTGCTGTTCGGGGGACGGTTGGTGGTGGTCTCCCGGGATACCGCCCGCTCCCCGGAGGCGTTTTACGAGCTGTTGCACAGCGAACGGATCACCATCCTCAACAACAACCCCTCGGTGTTCCAGGCCCTGACCAACCTGGAAGAGTCGGGTCACGCCAAACCCTTGAGCCTGCGGCTGGTGATCTTCGGGGCCGAGCCTCTCAAGCTGCAAAACCTCAAACCCTGGTTCGACCGCCACGGGGACCAAACCCCGCAACTGATCAATCTGTATGGCATCACCGAATCCACGGTCCACACCACCTATCACGCCTTGAGTCGCGCCGATCTGGAGCAGCCCCATCTGCGCATCGGCCCCCCCCGCGCCGAACTGCACCCGTTGTACATCCTGGATGACCACCTGCAACCCGTGCCCATCGGGGTGCCGGGGATTCTGTACGCCGGAGGCATCGGACTGGCCACCGGTTATCTCAACCAGCCGGAGTTGACCGCCAAGGCCTTTCTGCCGGATCCCTTCAATCCCCACCCGGACAGCCGTTTGCAACGCACCGGGGATCTGGCCCGTTTTCTGCCGGATGGCAACATCCACTTTCTGGGACGCAAGGATTATCAGGTGAAGGTGCGGGGATTCCGCATCGAACTCGGAGAGATCGAAGCCAATCTGGCCCAACACCCGGACCTCTACGAAGCCGCCGCCACCACCTGGGAGCCGCAACCGGGAGACAAACGGCTGGTGGCCTATGTGGAGGTGGAAAAGGGACACACTCCCCCCACCGCCGCAGAACTGCGGGCCTATCTCAAACGCAAGCTGCCGGATTACATGGTTCCGGCCCTTTTCCAGATCCTGGAGGCCCTGCCCCGCTCCCCGAACGGCAAGGTGGACCGGCGTCTGCTCACCCCTCCGGCCAGCGACGACGCCCCTGCGACCCCGGCCAGCCAGGACCCGTTGCGCACCCCCACCGAAGAGATGGTCGCCGCCACCTGGGGCGCGTTGCTGAATCGCCCACGGGTCAACCGCGCGGATCATTTTTTCGAACTGGGGGGACACTCCCTGATGGCCACACGGGTCATGGCCCGGCTGCGGGATCTGTTCGCGCTGGATCTGCCCCTGACTTTGCTGTTCGACCACCCCACCGTGGCGGATATGAGCGCCCAGATCGACACCGCGCGCCTGCAATCCAATCGCATGCCCCCGCCCCCTCCGATCCGGATCGCCGCCAAGGATGCCGCTTTGCCCCTGTCGTTTTCCCAGCAACGGTTGTGGTTTCTGGAACAACTGGAAGGGGGACTGGCTACCTATCACATGCCCGGCGCCATGGCCCTGACCGGCTCCCTGGACGCCAACGCCCTGGAACGAGCGATCCATGCCATCATCCGGCGTCACGAATCCCTGCGCACCACCTTCCAGGTGATCGACGGGGATCCGGTGCAACGGATCCTGCCCCCGGTGGATCGGCCCATCACCCGCATTCCACTGCCGCCGGGAGAGAGCGTGCAACAACTGGGCAGCGCCGAAATGCAAAAGCCTTTCGACCTGACCCGCGACTTCATGCTGCGGGCCACCCTGATCGAAACCGGCCCCCAGGACCACACCCTGCTGTTCACCTTTCACCACATCGCGGCGGACGGCTGGTCCATCACGATTTTCATCAGTGAATTGATCCAACTGTACAACGCCTTTCTCCAGGGTCAGCCGGATCCCCTGCCCCCGCTGCCGATTCAATACGCGGATTACAGCCAATGGCAACGGCAATGGCTCCAGGGTCCAGTCCTCGACACCCAGTTGGCCTACTGGAAACACCATCTGGCGGATGCCCCGGTGTTGCTGGAACTGCCCACCGACCGGCTGCGCCCGCCGATCCAGACCTATCATGGCGCCGACGCCTATTTCCACGTGGATCCGGAGATCGCGCAGGGCATCGCCCGCTTGAGCCGCGACACCGGCACCACGGTGTTCATGACCCTGCTGGCCGCTTTCACCACCCTGCTGGGTCGTTTGAGCGATCAGCAGGATGTGATCGTCGGCACCCCGGTGGCCAACCGCAACCGCCCGGAAACCGAAGGATTGATCGGCTTTTTCGTCAACACCCTGGCGTTGCGGGTGGATCTCTCCGGGGATCCGGCCTTCCGGGAGCTGCTGGCCCGGGTACGACGCACCACCCTGGACGCCTTCGCCCATCAAGACATCCCCTTCGAGCAACTGGTGGAAGCCCTGCAACCCACCCGCAACTTGAGCCACGCTCCGTTGTTCCAGGTGCTGTTCGCGCTCCAAAACGCCCCCTTCACGCCTTTGGAGATGACCGGCCTGACCATCACGCCCCTGGATCTTTACGGCAAATCGGCCAAATTCGACATCTCCCTCTCCATGGAAGAGACAGATCAGGGGATGACCGGCAACATCGAGTACAACACCGATCTGTTCGACGCCGCCACCATCCAACGCATGATCGGCCATTTCAAAAACCTGCTGGCCAGTCTGGTGGCCCAGCCGGAACTCTCCCTCTCCCGGCTGCCCATGTTGAGCGCCGCCGAACGGCATCAACTGCTGGAAACCTGGAACGACACCCACGCAGACTATCCCAACCGTCATCTCTGCCTGCATCAGTTGTTTGAAGAGCAGGCGCTGCGCACTCCGGAAGCCACCGCCTTGGTGTGCGACGATGGCCGCAGCCTGTCGTATGCGGCCTTGAACCGCAAAGCCAACCAACTGGCCCACCATCTGCGCGCCCTCGGGGTCGGGCCGGACAATCTGGTGGGCATCTGCCTGGAACGCAACCAGGAGCTGGTGATCGCCCTGCTGGCCACCCTCAAGGCCGGAGGGGCCTATGTGCCCCTGGATCCCAACTATCCCCAGGATCGCATCGCCTTCATGCTCGACGACATGCAACAAGGGGATACGGGCGCCCATGGTCCGGTGCTTTTGACCCAGCAATCGATCCGGCCCCAACTGCCCCCGACCCGGGCGCGGGTGATCAGCCTGGATGGCCCGGAGGCTCAGACCATCGCCGCTCTGAGTACCGACACCCCCGCGCCCCTGGCCACACCCGACCATCTGGCCTATGTGATCTACACCTCCGGCTCCACCGGACGGCCCAAAGGGGTGGCCATCGAACACCACAGCCCCGTGACCCTGATCCATTGGACCCAGGGCTATTACGAACGCGCCTGGTTCGATCAGGTGCTGGCTTCGACTTCCATCTGCTTTGACCTGTCGGTATTCGAGTTGTTTGTCCCGTTGAGCTGGGGCGGCACCATCGTCTTGGTGCGAGACGCCTTAGCCCTGCCCGCAGCGGTGGAAGCCGGACACCGGATTACCCTGATCAACACCGTGCCTTCGGCCATGGCCGCGCTGCTGCGTCTGGGACCGCTGCCGGAATCGGTCAAACTGATCATTTTGGCCGGGGAACCCTTCAAGGACACCCTGGCCCACGGCATCTACGCCAATCCGTCGGTGCTGCATTTCTACAATCTTTACGGACCCTCCGAGGATACCACCTACTCCACCTACGCCCGCATTCCGGCGGATCTTCAAGGTGCCCCCTCCATCGGTCGGCCCATCGCCAACACCCAGGCCTACATCCTGGATCACCACCTGGAACCGGTTCCCGTGGGGGTGGTGGGAGAACTCCTGTTAAGCGGCGACGGACTGGCCCGGGCCTATCTCAATCGGCCCGATCTGACCGCCGAAAAGTTCATCCCCAACCCCTTCCGCCCCGGCACCCGCCTGTACAAAACCGGGGATCTGGCCCGCTACCGTCCGGACGGCTCCATCGATTTTCTCGGACGGCGGGATCATCAGGTCAAGGTACGGGGATTCCGCATCGAACTGGGAGAGGTGGAAAACGCGCTCCAGCAACATCCCGACATCCGGGAAACGGTGGTACTGGTACGCGGCGACTCCAACGACAGCCGTTATCTGGCGGCCTACGTGGTGCCCCGGGTCTCCCCCGGCCCCACTGCGGGGGATCTGCGCGCCCACCTGAAAAAACGGGTGCCGGATTACATGGTACCGGCCATCTTCGTTCTCATGCCCGACGGCCTGCCCCTCACCGCCAACGGCAAGCTGGACCGCAAGGCCCTGCCGGATCCGGAACGGTCCCGGGAAGGACTGGAAACCACCCTGGCCGCACCCCGCACCCACAAGGAACGGCTCCTGACCCGCCTGTGGCAAGAGGTGCTGGGTGTGGAACGGGTGGGGATCCACGACAATTTCTTCGAGCTGGGGGGTGACTCCATCTTGAGCATCCAGATCGTGGCCCGGGCCCGTCAGGCCGGGGTAAACCTGACCCTGCGCCAGATCTTCCAGCATCAAACCATCGCCGAACTGGCCCTGATGGCCGACCAGACCAGCGCCGTTCAGGCCGAACAGGGCACCATCACCGGTCCGGTGCCCCTGACCGCCATTCAACGCTGGTTCCTGGATCGTCACACCCCGGCCCCCCACCATTTCAATCAGTCCCATCTGCTCGTCACCCCGCCCCACATGTCGGCGCCATGGCTGAAAGTGGCGGTGGGACAACTGCTGATGTGGCACGACGCCTTGCGCGCCCGTTTCGTGTACCAAGGAGACGTCTGGCATCAAGAGATCGCCCCCCCGGATGACGCCATTCCCTTCACGGTGGAAAATCTCGCCGCCCGGCCCCCGGAGCAATGGCAATCCACCATCGAAGCCCACGCCGAACGTCTGCAATCCACCCTGGACCTGACCCATGGCCCCCTGGTGCGCGTGGTCTTCTTCCAAGGCCCAGACCATCAGCCGGGACGGTTGCTGTTCATCATCCACCACCTGGTCATCGACGGCGTATCCTGGCGCATCTTGCTGGAAGACCTGGAAACCGCCTACGAACAGGCCGCCCAGGGGCAAACCGTCGCGCTTCCATCCAAAACCTCCTCTTTCCGGCAATGGGCGCAGCGGATCACCGCGCCCGCCTTCCTGGAAACCCTGCAACCGGAGCTGGACCACTGGCAACCCGTCGCCACCCGATCCTGCGCCGCATTGCCCCTGGACTGGCCCGACAACCGCTCCCAAAACACCGTGGCCAGCGTGGCCTCCATCCGGGTCGCTCTGGATCCCGAAGAGACCAATGCCCTGCTGCGCACCATTCCGGCTCTGTTTCACACCCAGATCAACGATCTGCTTCTGTCCGCCCTGGCCCAGGCCCTGCGCCAGTGGAGCCGACAGGATGGCCCTTTTCGGGTGGACATGGAAGGACATGGCCGGGAGGAGCTGTTCGAGGATCTGGACATCTCCCGCACGGTGGGATGGTTCACCGCCTTGTTCCCGATCCTGCTGGATCCCGGCACCCCGGAGGCGTGGCCCGCTGGCACCCTCCAAAAAACCACCGCGACCCTGCAAGCCACCCCCCGCCACGGCATCGGCCACGGGCTGCTGCGCCATGTTCAGGATACACCCCTGCGCGCCACCCCCAATGCCGAGCTGAGTTTCAACTATTTCGGCCAATACGACGCCATGCTGGGCGAGTCGCGCCTGTTCACCCTGGCCGCGGAATCCATCGGCTCCACCATCGCCCCGCACGCCCCCCGCAGTCACATCCTGGAACTCAACGGATTCGTCACCGCGGGACGCATGCAATGGGAATTAAGCTTCAGCACCGCCCTGCATCGCCCGGAAACCATCCAACGGTTGGCGGATCTTTTTGTCAGCGCCTTGCGGCAATGGGTTCAACAGGGTCTGGGTCCGGTGGCGCCGGTCCATACCGCTCCTCCTGAGGAATGGACCGGGGAAAGTCTGGATCCGGACGAACTGGACGCCTTGTTGGATGAACTGAACTGA